From a single Nothobranchius furzeri strain GRZ-AD chromosome 7, NfurGRZ-RIMD1, whole genome shotgun sequence genomic region:
- the LOC129167252 gene encoding protein FAM200C-like isoform X1 — protein sequence MLAEFKVKRARLDEKATLPALGFVPINKPILTASYEVAYLIAKQGKPHTIGETLVKPAALKMANLILGTAAEGKLSQIPLSNDTISDRLECMSKDIVAQVVADLISSPAKFSLQLDETPDVSSLSQLAVFVRSVKDDMIKEEFLFYKPLTTTTKAADVKKLVDDFFRDNNLSWDMVSAVCTDGAPVMLGRKSGFGALVKADAPHIIVTHCILHRHALATKTLPPKMAEVLKIVVECVNYVRNSALRHRIFSELCKEMGSEFEVLLYHSNVRWLSRGQAPNRVFAMRVELAQSLQEHQHCHADCFKDSEFILILAYMADIFAALNHLNQQMQGGGVNIMEAEENLKAFQKKLPLWKRRAESNNFANFPLLDDCK from the coding sequence ATGCTTGCTGAATTCAAGGTGAAGAGAGCCAGATTGGACGAAAAGGCCACTCTGCCTGCTCTTGGATTTGTACCCATCAACAAACCGATCCTCACAGCATCGTACGAAGTTGCTTATCTGATCGCAAAGCAGGGCAAACCGCACACCATTGGCGAAACACTCGTAAAACCAGCTGCGTTAAAGATGGCGAATCTGATACTCGGAACAGCGGCTGAAGGTAAATTATCCCAAATTCCTCTTTCAAATGACACCATCAGCGACAGACTAGAGTGCATGAGTAAAGACATCGTGGCTCAAGTAGTCGCGGATCTGATTTCAAGCCCGGCAAAATTCAGCCTTCAACTCGACGAGACCCCCGACGTTTCCAGTCTAAGCCAGCTTGCCGTTTTTGTGCGCTCTGTGAAAGACGACATGATAAAAGaagagtttttattttataagCCTCTTACAACAACAACTAAGGCAGCCGATGTGAAGAAGCTTGTGGATGACTTCTTCAGAGACAACAACCTTTCATGGGATATGGTTTCTGCAGTTTGTACGGACGGAGCTCCAGTGATGCTGGGAAGAAAGTCTGGTTTTGGCGCGCTAGTAAAAGCCGACGCACCGCACATCATTGTTACACATTGCATTCTGCACAGGCATGCGTTGGCAACAAAAACCTTGCCGCCCAAAATGGCAGAAGTATTAAAAATTGTAGTGGAATGTGTGAACTATGTGCGCAATAGTGCTCTGAGGCACCGCATCTTCAGTGAGCTGTGTAAAGAAATGGGCTCTGAATTCGAGGTACTTCTTTACCATTCGAATGTTCGGTGGTTATCCCGGGGACAGGCGCCGAATCGTGTTTTTGCCATGCGTGTGGAATTAGCCCAGTCTTTGCAAGAGCACCAACATTGTCATGCAGATTGCTTCAAAGATTCTGAGTTCATTCTCATTTTAGCATACATGGCTGATATATTCGCAGCTCTCAATCATCTTAATCAGCAGATGCAGGGTGGTGGAGTTAACATAATGGAAGCAGAAGAAAACCTGAAGGCTTTTCAAAAAAAGTTACCGTTATGGAAACGACGAGCAGAGAGCAACAACTTCGCAAACTTCCCCCTTCTGGACGACTGTAAGTAA